In Cytobacillus oceanisediminis, the following proteins share a genomic window:
- a CDS encoding FAD-dependent oxidoreductase has translation MSEKFDVIVVGAGPAGTSCAYTCAKNGLKVLQIERGEYPGSKNVMGGVLYRKQMEEIIPEFWKEAPLERPVIEQRFWMMDKESTVSFGYKGLEWGKEPYNNFTVLRAPFDQWFAKKGIEQGVLLINETVVLECLTENGKVVGVRTDRPDGEVYADVVVLADGVNSLLAKQLGYHKEFRPDEVALTVMEVINLSKDKINDRFNLEDNQGCTIEIFGDSTKGNLGTAFIYTNKESINIGVGTTLSSMIKAKLKPYDLLDYLKTHPMVRPLIEGGESAEYLAHLIPEGGYHSVPKVAGDGVLLAGDAAQLVNAIHREGSNMAMASGTMAAETIIDAKKRGDFSETSLNQYRETLYQSFIIKDLEKYKDATHTFEHYPQYFKEYVPMLNRAASKFFTVDGTPKKDKQKEIMKSFTSERGTIRVLQDMYRAWKAVK, from the coding sequence ATGTCTGAAAAGTTTGATGTCATCGTGGTGGGTGCAGGGCCTGCAGGAACTTCCTGTGCTTACACATGCGCCAAAAACGGTCTAAAAGTCCTGCAAATTGAAAGAGGAGAATATCCCGGCAGCAAAAATGTAATGGGCGGAGTATTATACCGTAAGCAAATGGAGGAAATCATTCCGGAGTTTTGGAAAGAAGCACCGCTGGAGCGGCCTGTCATAGAGCAGCGGTTTTGGATGATGGATAAAGAATCAACAGTGAGTTTTGGCTATAAAGGTCTTGAGTGGGGGAAGGAACCATATAATAATTTTACAGTACTCCGGGCGCCATTTGACCAATGGTTTGCAAAAAAAGGGATTGAACAGGGAGTACTTTTAATAAATGAAACAGTCGTGCTTGAGTGTCTGACTGAAAATGGAAAGGTGGTTGGTGTAAGAACTGACCGGCCGGATGGAGAGGTATATGCAGATGTAGTGGTTTTGGCAGATGGTGTAAATTCACTGCTGGCAAAACAGCTGGGCTACCATAAAGAATTTCGCCCTGATGAAGTGGCACTGACTGTAATGGAAGTCATTAATCTTTCAAAAGACAAAATTAATGACCGCTTTAACCTGGAAGACAACCAGGGCTGTACGATTGAAATATTCGGGGACTCCACGAAAGGCAATCTGGGAACTGCCTTTATTTACACTAATAAAGAGAGTATTAATATTGGTGTGGGAACCACGCTGTCAAGCATGATTAAGGCTAAGCTTAAGCCTTATGACCTGCTGGATTATTTAAAAACACACCCTATGGTAAGACCTTTAATAGAAGGGGGAGAATCTGCTGAGTATCTGGCTCACTTGATTCCTGAAGGAGGCTACCATTCAGTGCCTAAAGTGGCCGGGGATGGTGTCCTTCTTGCAGGTGATGCTGCACAGCTGGTTAATGCCATACATCGCGAAGGCTCCAATATGGCAATGGCTTCCGGAACGATGGCTGCAGAAACCATCATTGATGCCAAAAAACGGGGTGATTTTAGCGAAACAAGCTTGAATCAGTACAGGGAAACACTGTATCAAAGCTTTATTATTAAAGACCTGGAAAAATATAAAGATGCAACTCACACGTTTGAACACTACCCGCAGTATTTTAAGGAATATGTTCCAATGCTGAACAGGGCAGCGAGCAAATTCTTTACAGTTGATGGAACTCCTAAGAAAGATAAGCAAAAGGAAATTATGAAGAGCTTCACCAGTGAGCGCGGGACCATTCGTGTGCTTCAAGACATGTACAGGGCATGGAAGGCGGTGAAATAA
- a CDS encoding ferredoxin family protein, whose amino-acid sequence MSTKTIEEKQYLVRFKADTKSHLTVLDHDICMTKCPDKICTIFCPAEVYKWEGLRMQVGYEGCHECGSCRIGCPYQNIKWEYPKGGHGIVFRLA is encoded by the coding sequence ATGTCAACGAAAACGATCGAAGAAAAGCAATATTTAGTTCGTTTTAAGGCAGACACAAAATCACATCTTACCGTATTGGATCATGATATCTGCATGACAAAATGCCCCGATAAAATATGCACTATTTTCTGTCCGGCTGAGGTGTACAAGTGGGAAGGGTTGAGAATGCAGGTGGGTTACGAAGGATGCCATGAGTGCGGCAGCTGCAGGATTGGATGCCCATATCAGAATATTAAATGGGAATACCCTAAAGGCGGTCATGGAATAGTATTCAGGCTTGCATAG